From a region of the Balaenoptera ricei isolate mBalRic1 chromosome 11, mBalRic1.hap2, whole genome shotgun sequence genome:
- the CCHCR1 gene encoding coiled-coil alpha-helical rod protein 1 isoform X6 produces MRLEAQAMELEALARAEKAGRAEAEGLRAALAGAEVVRKNLEEGSQRELEEVQRLHQEQLSSLTQAHREALSSLTSKAGGLEKSLSSLETRRSGEAEELAAAQREAELLRKQLRKTQEDLEAQVTLVENLRRYVGEQVPPEVHSQMWESERQELLETVQHLREDQAGLHTTAELLQVRVQSLTHILCMQEEELARRVQPSDCLEPEFTKKCQSLLKRWREKVFALMVQLKAQELEHRECVEQLKGQVAELQEGVKTQCQEQAILQRSLQDKAAEVEVERMGAKALQTELSRTQEARRREQQQTATAEEQLKLVANAVSSFQTWLQGAVAEVKRAAARLPGLSSRVSYAVRKVHTIQGLMARKLALAQLRQESCPRPPPATDMSLELEQLREERNRLDTELQLSAHIIQQEVGRAREQGEAERQKLSEVAQQLEQELQRTQESLATLGLQLEAARQGQQESTAEAASLRQELTQQQEIYGQALQEKVAEVETRLREQLSESERRLNEARREHTKAVVSLRQIQRKATREKERNQELRRLQDEARKEEGQRLTQRLKELERDKNLMLATLQQEGLLSRYKQQRLLAVLPSPSDKGLPVESSPRPSESSAPAPPAAALCTKESIKGSLSVLLDDLQGLSEAISKEEAICEGDSQTSSSVCH; encoded by the exons cTCTCCTCCTTGACACAGGCTCACCGGGAGGCTCTTTCCAGTTTGACTAGCAAAGCTGGGGGCCTGGAGAAGTCTCTGAGTAGTCTGGAAACCAGGAGGTCAGGAGAAGCCGAGGAGCTGGCTGCGGCCCAGAGGGAGGCCGAGCTGCTGCGGAAGCAGCTGAG GAAGACCCAAGAGGATTTGGAGGCTCAGGTGACCTTGGTTGAGAACCTAAGGAGGTACGTGGGGGAGCAGGTCCCTCCCGAGGTCCACAGTCAGATGTGGGAATCAGAGCGACAGGAGCTTCTAGAAACCGTGCAG CACCTGCGGGAGGACCAGGCCGGCCTGCACACCACCGCGGAGCTGCTGCAGGTGCGCGTGCAGAGCCTCACGCACATCCTCTGCATGCAGGAGGAGGAGCTGGCCCGGAGG GTTCAGCCTTCAGACTGCCTGGAGCCCGAGTTCACCAAGAAGTGCCAGTCCCTACTGAAGCGCTGGCGGGAGAAGGTGTTTGCCCTTATGGTGCAGCTGAAGGCCCAGGAGCTGGAGCACAGAGAATGCGTGGAGCAGCTGAAGGGACAG gtgGCAGAGCTCCAGGAAGGAGTCAAAACCCAGTGCCAGGAGCAGGCCATCCTGCAGCGCTCCCTGCAGGACAAAGCTGCAGAGGTGGAGGTAGAGCGGATGGGTGCCAAG GCCCTGCAGACGGAGCTGAGCCGCACTCAGGAGGCCCGGCGCCGGGAGCAGCAGCAGACAGCCACAGCGGAAGAGCAGCTGAAGCTTGTGGCCAATGCTGTCAGCAG CTTTCAGACCTGGCTCCAGGGCGCCGTGGCAGAGGTGAAGCGGGCCGCAGCCCGGTTGCCCGGCCTCAGCAGCCGAGTCAGCTATGCCGTCCGCAAGGTCCACACCATTCAGG GCCTGATGGCTCGAAAACTGGCCCTTGCTCAGCTGCGCCAGGAGAG cTGCCCCCGACCCCCACCGGCCACGGATATGAGCCTGGAGTTGGAGCAGCTGCGGGAGGAACGGAACCGTCTGGACACAGAACTGCAGCTGAGTGCCCACATCATCCAGCAGGAGGTGGGCCGGGCCCGGGAGCAAG GGGAGGCGGAGCGGCAGAAGCTGAGCGAAGTGGCCCAGCAGCTGGAGCAGGAGCTGCAGCGCACCCAGGAGTCCCTGGCCACTTTGGGGCTGCAGCTGGAGGCGGCTCGCCAGGGCCAGCAGGAGAGCACGGCGGAGGCTGCCAGTCTCCGGCAGGAGCTGACCCAGCAGCAGGAGATCTACGGGCAAG CGCTGCAGGAGAAGGTGGCCGAAGTGGAGACTCGACTGCGGGAGCAGCTCTCAGAATCAGAAAGGAGACTGAACGAGGCTCGCAGGGAACACACCAAGGCCG TGGTCTCCCTGCGCCAGATCCAGCGCAAAGCCACCCGGGAAAAGGAGCGGAACCAGGAGCTGCGGCGCCTGCAGGATGAGGCCCGAAAGGAGGAGGGACAGCGGCTGACCCAGCGCCTGAAGGAGCTGGAGAGAGACAAGAACCTCATGCTg GCCACCTTGCAGCAAGAGGGTCTCCTCTCCCGTTACAAGCAGCAGCGACTGTTGGCAGTTCTTCCTTCCCCATCGGATAAGGGGTTACCTGTGGAGTCCAGCCCCAGGCCCTCAGAGTCTTCAGCGCCTGCACCTCCGGCAGCGGCCCTATGCACCAAGGAGTCCATCAAAG GATCCCTTTCTGTCCTGCTCGATGACTtgcagggcctgagtgaggccatTTCCAAAGAGGAAGCTATTTGTGAAGGAGACAGCCAGACCTCTTCTTCTGTCTGCCACTGA